The Aureispira anguillae genome contains a region encoding:
- a CDS encoding TonB-dependent receptor, which produces MRSYFFVLIFFFFFFHSSLFAKEEVHAQIVEHQTGLAIPFVNVFNKQTKVVAASNDVGWFRIEGSPTDTIEFSCLGYKTQTVIFRDIIAAPQIKLEVGSEYLQEISIVADRNTTLGTQQIDKIDLKLMPANNAQDLLRTMSGVFIAQHAGGGKAEQIFLRGFDNDHGTDFAVFVDGIPINLSNHAHGQGYADMHFMIPELIQDADFYKGSHEIQNGNFAVSGAARFKMINGLSKNSIKLDIGQYGFLRGLVRLNLTPKNRFFSKKNYEKAFLAIEGTLNRGFFEADQKFKKLNAVFKYNTQIGSSTSLTVGASYFKSSWDASGQIPLRAVTNNTIGWFGAIDDTEGGSTGRINASIKLASLLGKNQRINNFAYYSNNQYQLFSNFTFFLNDSLNGDMIDQVEQRNLFGYTFEYHRNDKLFARTTLKSTISAGIRADFTHSKMLSSIQRKALAINDNNNVQEINYWLYIKERWRLNEQWIVQFGTRLDLFQFKVNNQLEQSSKGRIAHRFSPKISIFYNPIPELQLFLKGGSGFHSNYAQAAVENLSVDPLPRALSADFGGVARIAKKWIVSATTWLIQSDAEYLFVPDAGEFEDNGKSLRYGLDFSTKYEPIRNLWLNLALNYSYGILLEEPEDANSIPSAPRFTSTASISYNHPIGIDAYIGMRYMGIRPLIEDESVMADPYFLLDASLSYTYKSLTFGVSAQNLLNSQWMEAVFYDASRLRQETMPVDDFHFTPGTPIFIKGSATYTF; this is translated from the coding sequence ATGAGAAGCTATTTTTTTGTCCTTATTTTCTTTTTCTTTTTCTTTCATTCATCCCTTTTTGCAAAAGAAGAAGTCCACGCTCAAATTGTTGAGCACCAAACAGGGCTTGCTATTCCTTTTGTCAATGTATTCAACAAACAAACAAAAGTAGTTGCGGCTTCCAATGATGTTGGTTGGTTTAGGATAGAAGGCAGCCCTACTGATACCATTGAGTTTTCTTGTTTAGGCTATAAAACACAGACCGTTATTTTTCGAGATATAATTGCTGCTCCTCAAATTAAATTAGAAGTGGGTAGCGAATATCTTCAAGAGATTAGCATTGTTGCTGATAGGAACACCACTTTAGGGACACAGCAAATAGATAAAATTGACTTGAAGCTAATGCCTGCAAACAATGCCCAAGACTTGCTTCGTACAATGAGCGGAGTGTTTATTGCTCAACATGCTGGAGGCGGCAAGGCCGAACAGATTTTTTTGAGAGGTTTTGACAATGACCATGGGACAGATTTTGCGGTTTTTGTAGATGGAATTCCCATTAACTTATCCAACCATGCACATGGTCAAGGTTATGCCGATATGCATTTTATGATTCCTGAACTTATCCAAGATGCTGATTTTTACAAAGGATCTCATGAAATACAAAATGGAAACTTTGCTGTTTCTGGAGCAGCTAGATTCAAAATGATTAATGGCTTGTCTAAAAATTCTATAAAATTAGATATTGGCCAATATGGATTTTTGAGAGGGCTTGTTCGATTGAACTTAACCCCTAAGAATCGATTTTTTTCCAAGAAAAATTACGAAAAAGCATTTTTAGCAATAGAAGGAACGCTTAACCGAGGCTTTTTTGAAGCCGATCAAAAGTTCAAAAAGCTAAATGCTGTGTTTAAGTACAACACCCAAATTGGGTCGTCTACTTCCTTGACTGTTGGTGCTTCTTATTTTAAGAGCAGTTGGGACGCTTCAGGGCAAATTCCATTAAGGGCTGTTACCAATAATACGATTGGATGGTTTGGCGCTATTGATGATACCGAAGGTGGAAGCACTGGACGAATTAACGCAAGTATAAAGTTAGCTTCTTTATTGGGAAAGAATCAGCGCATTAACAACTTTGCATACTATTCTAACAATCAATACCAATTGTTTTCAAATTTCACCTTTTTCTTGAACGACAGCCTAAACGGGGATATGATAGATCAAGTGGAGCAAAGGAATTTGTTTGGTTATACTTTTGAGTACCATCGAAACGATAAGCTATTCGCTAGGACTACTTTAAAAAGTACAATTTCAGCAGGAATTCGTGCTGATTTCACGCATTCCAAAATGCTATCTTCTATTCAAAGAAAAGCTTTAGCGATTAATGATAATAACAACGTCCAAGAAATAAATTATTGGTTGTATATCAAAGAAAGATGGAGGTTAAACGAGCAATGGATTGTACAGTTTGGAACTCGTCTTGATTTATTTCAATTTAAGGTAAACAACCAATTAGAACAAAGCTCAAAAGGACGAATTGCCCACCGATTTAGCCCTAAAATTTCTATTTTTTATAATCCCATCCCAGAGCTTCAATTGTTCTTAAAAGGCGGAAGTGGCTTCCATTCTAATTATGCACAAGCTGCCGTTGAAAACTTAAGTGTTGATCCATTACCAAGAGCCTTGTCTGCTGATTTTGGTGGAGTAGCTAGAATTGCTAAAAAATGGATTGTTTCGGCAACAACTTGGCTGATTCAGAGTGATGCAGAATACCTATTTGTACCCGATGCTGGAGAGTTTGAAGACAATGGAAAATCGTTGCGCTATGGCCTTGATTTTTCTACCAAATATGAACCCATCCGCAATCTATGGCTAAATCTAGCCTTAAATTATAGCTATGGAATTTTGCTAGAAGAGCCTGAAGATGCCAATAGTATTCCTTCCGCTCCGAGGTTTACATCTACGGCTTCTATTTCCTATAATCACCCTATTGGAATAGACGCTTATATTGGAATGAGGTATATGGGGATTCGCCCATTGATTGAAGATGAATCGGTCATGGCAGATCCTTACTTTTTGCTGGATGCTTCTTTGTCTTATACCTATAAGAGTTTAACCTTTGGTGTTTCTGCTCAGAATTTGTTGAATAGCCAATGGATGGAAGCCGTATTTTATGATGCTTCACGCCTCAGACAAGAAACGATGCCAGTAGATGATTTTCATTTTACTCCAGGAACACCAATTTTCATTAAAGGTTCTGCTACTTATACCTTCTAA
- a CDS encoding T9SS type A sorting domain-containing protein has translation MKHFFSLIFFLGAIQAWGNTYWVTSVSNSGAGSLRSAAAATVNTAGDTIRFHPNLLNNGSVTITVSSPINLGEVVLIGLYNATDTVYVSGGGTSRVFTVQDYQIPFAISANQKKRTTIDSICVKDGYKYQSGGGYGGGIFFGGSTPTSIPSYRYMITQELIVKNSVFKNNYANSKGGAISISSSGVGQLINKKLEVHNSKFENNDSHEGGAIGLTYYVASGSEKRRLDLTVIGCFFYRNSSVGEGSAILVQEGSYFSSSASRSIVTSVNTSINKSTFYRNTGGQSVVRQYTSRSRSNCSVRTSTFTNNAGRAVDFRANSSFEANLNIINSTLMQGANYYASPFNPYHGNTGFYHKFKSISSIILGGVSSNPSQYYTPTHSIFSSSGLNLGPLQDNGGTTLTRLPMWGSTAINAGNPSDFSSAQNGFIRDARRDVGAAEFDCGHRMLIDSSICYGDTIYWGSQVATTAGAYFDTLTNVMGCDSILVLLLNVSNSTSGVDAQTACDTYTWIDGNTYTSSNNTATHTLTNAAGCDSVVTLNLTILNSTSGVDAQTACDTYTWIDGNTYTSSNNTATHTLTNAAGCDSVVTLNLTILNSTSGVDAQTACDTYTWIDGNVYTSSNNTATHTLTNAAGCDSVVTLNLTILNSTSGVDAQTACDTYTWIDGNTYTSSNNTATHTLTNAAGCDSVVTLNLTILNSTSGVDAQTACDTYTWIDGNTYTSSNNTATHTLTNAAGCDSVVTLNLTILNSTSGVDAQTACDTYTWIDGNVYTSSNNTATHTLTNAAGCDSVVTLNLTILNSTSGVDAQTACDTYTWIDGNTYTSSNNTATHTLTNAAGCDSVVTLNLTILNSTSGVDAQTACDTYTWIDGNVYTSSNNTATHTLTNAAGCDSVVTLNLTILNSTSGVDAQTACDTYTWIDGNTYTSSNNTATHTLTNAAGCDSVVTLNLTILNSTSGVDVQTACDTYTWIDGNTYTSSNNTATHTLTNAAGCDSVVTLNLTILNSTSGVDAQTACDTYTWIDGNVYTSSNNTATHTLTNAAGCDSVVTLNLTITNLDVTVAINGTTLIANQAGVNYQWINCDSLNVPIAGATNQSFVPTSNGNYAVILSNTNCVDTSNCVNFTNLSIGTIAKETLSFKIYPTPTKDYLTIELKSSQDVAIEILDINGRVLLQQAYQAAKQIELPVERLITGVYFVKVETKGNVQIVKMIKE, from the coding sequence ATGAAGCACTTTTTTAGTTTGATTTTCTTTTTAGGAGCAATACAAGCATGGGGTAATACTTATTGGGTAACATCTGTTAGCAATAGTGGAGCTGGTTCGTTAAGATCGGCAGCAGCAGCAACTGTTAATACAGCAGGTGATACCATCCGTTTTCATCCCAATTTACTAAACAATGGTAGCGTAACAATTACAGTATCTTCGCCGATTAATCTTGGGGAGGTTGTTTTAATTGGTCTATACAATGCTACAGACACGGTTTATGTTAGTGGAGGGGGGACATCAAGAGTATTTACGGTTCAAGATTACCAAATTCCTTTTGCCATTTCTGCCAACCAAAAAAAAAGAACGACCATAGATAGTATTTGTGTAAAGGATGGTTATAAGTATCAGTCTGGAGGTGGTTATGGAGGTGGAATCTTTTTTGGGGGATCAACCCCTACTTCTATTCCATCGTATCGGTATATGATTACACAAGAATTGATTGTTAAAAATAGCGTTTTTAAGAATAATTATGCAAATTCTAAAGGAGGTGCTATTAGCATAAGTAGTTCAGGAGTCGGACAATTAATCAATAAGAAACTAGAAGTTCACAACTCAAAGTTTGAAAACAACGATTCTCATGAAGGAGGAGCGATTGGGTTGACTTATTATGTGGCCTCTGGGTCTGAAAAACGTAGATTAGATCTAACGGTAATTGGTTGCTTTTTTTATAGAAATAGCTCAGTTGGTGAAGGTAGTGCCATTTTAGTGCAAGAGGGGAGTTACTTTTCTTCTAGTGCTTCTCGTTCTATTGTTACGTCTGTTAATACTAGTATAAATAAGAGTACCTTTTATCGAAATACAGGAGGGCAATCTGTAGTACGACAGTATACGAGTCGCAGTCGTTCCAACTGTTCTGTAAGAACAAGTACCTTTACTAATAATGCTGGAAGGGCTGTAGATTTTCGAGCCAATAGTTCTTTTGAAGCAAATTTGAATATCATTAATTCTACTTTGATGCAAGGAGCTAATTACTATGCATCTCCTTTTAATCCATATCATGGAAATACAGGATTTTATCATAAATTTAAATCAATCAGCAGCATCATTTTAGGGGGTGTTTCCTCTAACCCTTCACAATATTATACGCCAACCCATTCTATTTTCTCATCTAGTGGTTTAAATTTAGGCCCTTTGCAAGATAATGGTGGCACAACGCTTACTAGGCTACCCATGTGGGGAAGTACAGCTATAAATGCAGGAAATCCTTCTGATTTCTCATCAGCACAGAATGGGTTTATTAGAGATGCTCGTAGAGATGTTGGGGCAGCAGAATTTGATTGTGGGCATCGTATGCTAATTGATAGTAGTATCTGTTATGGAGATACTATTTATTGGGGATCACAAGTAGCTACAACAGCAGGTGCTTATTTTGATACACTGACAAATGTCATGGGCTGTGATTCAATATTGGTATTGTTGTTAAATGTCTCAAACAGCACAAGTGGAGTAGATGCGCAAACGGCTTGTGATACGTATACATGGATAGATGGGAATACTTATACCTCTAGTAATAATACAGCTACACATACGTTGACCAATGCAGCAGGCTGTGATTCGGTAGTGACATTGAATTTGACGATTTTAAATAGCACAAGTGGAGTAGATGCACAAACGGCTTGTGATACGTATACATGGATAGATGGGAATACTTATACCTCTAGTAATAATACAGCTACACATACATTGACCAATGCAGCAGGCTGTGATTCAGTAGTGACGTTGAATTTGACAATTTTAAATAGTACAAGTGGAGTAGATGCACAAACGGCTTGTGATACGTATACATGGATAGATGGAAATGTATATACCTCTAGTAATAATACGGCCACACATACCTTGACCAATGCAGCAGGCTGTGATTCGGTAGTGACGTTGAATTTGACAATTTTAAATAGTACAAGTGGAGTAGATGCGCAAACGGCTTGTGATACGTATACATGGATAGATGGAAATACTTATACCTCTAGTAATAATACGGCTACGCATACGCTGACCAATGCAGCAGGCTGTGATTCGGTAGTGACATTGAATTTGACGATTTTAAACAGCACAAGTGGAGTAGATGCACAAACGGCTTGTGATACGTATACATGGATAGATGGGAATACTTATACCTCTAGTAATAATACAGCTACACATACATTGACCAATGCAGCAGGCTGTGATTCAGTAGTGACGTTGAATTTGACAATTTTAAATAGTACAAGTGGAGTAGATGCACAAACGGCTTGTGATACGTATACATGGATAGATGGAAATGTATATACCTCTAGTAATAATACGGCCACACATACCTTGACCAATGCAGCAGGCTGTGATTCGGTAGTGACGTTGAATTTGACAATTTTAAATAGTACAAGTGGAGTAGATGCGCAAACGGCTTGTGATACGTATACATGGATAGATGGAAATACTTATACCTCTAGTAATAATACGGCTACGCATACGCTGACCAATGCAGCAGGCTGTGATTCGGTAGTGACATTGAATTTGACGATTTTAAACAGCACAAGTGGAGTAGATGCACAAACGGCTTGTGATACGTATACATGGATAGATGGAAATGTATATACCTCTAGTAACAATACGGCTACACATACATTGACCAATGCAGCAGGCTGTGATTCCGTAGTGACGTTGAATTTGACGATTTTAAATAGCACAAGTGGAGTAGATGCACAAACGGCTTGTGATACATATACGTGGATAGATGGGAATACTTATACCTCTAGTAACAATACAGCTACGCATACATTGACCAATGCAGCAGGCTGTGATTCGGTAGTGACATTGAATTTGACAATTTTAAACAGCACAAGTGGAGTAGATGTCCAAACGGCTTGTGATACGTATACGTGGATAGATGGGAATACTTATACCTCTAGTAACAATACAGCTACGCATACATTGACCAATGCAGCAGGCTGTGATTCCGTAGTGACATTAAATTTGACAATTTTAAATAGTACAAGTGGAGTAGATGCGCAAACGGCTTGTGATACGTATACGTGGATAGATGGAAATGTATATACCTCTAGTAACAATACGGCTACACATACCTTGACCAATGCAGCAGGCTGTGATTCCGTAGTGACATTGAATTTAACAATTACCAACCTAGATGTAACGGTAGCTATAAATGGCACTACTTTGATAGCCAATCAAGCAGGCGTAAATTACCAGTGGATTAATTGTGATTCTTTAAACGTTCCTATTGCTGGAGCAACGAACCAAAGTTTTGTACCTACTTCAAATGGAAATTACGCCGTGATCCTGAGCAATACGAATTGTGTAGATACTTCAAACTGTGTAAATTTCACAAACCTAAGCATAGGAACGATCGCCAAAGAAACTTTGTCTTTTAAAATTTATCCTACTCCGACTAAAGACTATCTAACAATTGAATTAAAAAGTAGTCAAGATGTAGCGATAGAAATTCTAGACATCAATGGTAGGGTGCTTCTTCAACAAGCATATCAAGCAGCAAAACAAATTGAATTGCCAGTAGAGCGTTTGATAACAGGAGTTTACTTTGTTAAAGTAGAAACGAAGGGCAACGTACAAATTGTTAAAATGATAAAAGAATAG